The following proteins are encoded in a genomic region of Corallococcus silvisoli:
- a CDS encoding Kelch repeat-containing protein, with protein sequence MRSKRAVLGRLLMLFAGLGLLSCGGNERPVAEGARTAHSRLAAAPAWYATTPMTVERAQHAAVLLPDGKLLVIAGVNTTGFVTTAELLDPATGTWSSAGSPGITGNVTEAVLLPSGKVLAMTDGSLSGRIYDPATGTWSTTGDMARTRFLPTLTLLNSGKVLVAGGGNGVNRLATAELYDPTTNTFTPTGSMSVGRGAHMATLLRDGRVLAVSGINELGEVPGAEIYDPATGTWSSAAPLLVGRHYSTSTLLPDGRVLVAGGFASGGATAQSELYDPVANTWTATGSLAFARSSHMATLLPNGRVLVTGGAISGAAPEREAELYDPATGVWTPAGTMLTGRENHTATLLPSGKVFVAGGSARTPVLGFFATTEVYDPAVSAWSPAGAMGTPRTDPLMALLPSGQVLVATGRGLFGSSSAAELYDRASNTWTALPALDTPRERATATVLRSGQVLIAGGRQLSTSTASAQRFDPATHTWLSTAPLLAPRHLHTATVLPDGRVLVAGGQRNTTALNTAELYTPDTDTWSVAAPSAFTRAGHRAVLLSNGKVFIVGGHDDGGAALATTELYDPVSNLWTPAAGLAVARDELTLTLLPSGQVLAAGGIAGGIELTSTELYDPGTNTWVAVGPLAQPRWLHSAALTSSGKVLVAGGLTLAGEYSDTAEVYDPLLRAWTTVATPTTRGGLSSLALPSGEVLVVGGMSAPDAELFDDTGAQPAWRPTVTRPATLVAACPTVLEGLLFRGISGASSGNSTDSPTDFPLVRLSAAEGGRLWTLPSSDTSATRATVTVPAGVPLGTYGLTVLANAIPGGRTVQVVANQAPTAPDQTAATQKDTAVAVTLGGSDPDAGQVLTWTVVTPPQHGTLSGTPPALTYTPAPGYTGTDTFAFRVRDCLQDSNVATVTLTITEGAPPTLSCPADVTAEATGPDGALVSYDPAVPNPAGLPVSYSQDSGTRFPLGATTVTATLPASGVSCTFRVTVRDTTPPALTCPANVTVAPGEPVTFTPSATDAVTASPSVTSSPASGSTFSPGATQVTVTATDDAGNSAQCTFQVRVQAEVVEIAGGGCDSSGGSASALAILVVLAAWSGSRRRQNPARGN encoded by the coding sequence ATGCGATCAAAGCGCGCGGTCCTTGGCAGGCTCTTGATGCTTTTCGCGGGCCTGGGCCTGCTGTCGTGTGGCGGCAATGAGCGCCCGGTCGCGGAGGGCGCCCGCACCGCGCACTCCCGGCTGGCCGCGGCACCGGCCTGGTACGCCACCACCCCCATGACCGTGGAGAGGGCCCAGCACGCCGCGGTCCTGCTTCCTGACGGAAAGCTCCTGGTCATCGCGGGCGTCAACACGACCGGGTTCGTGACCACGGCGGAGCTCCTGGATCCGGCCACCGGCACCTGGTCCTCCGCGGGCAGTCCCGGGATCACGGGCAACGTCACCGAGGCCGTGCTGCTTCCCAGCGGCAAGGTGCTGGCGATGACCGACGGCTCGCTGTCGGGCCGCATCTACGACCCCGCCACGGGCACCTGGTCCACCACTGGCGACATGGCGCGGACCCGCTTCCTCCCCACCCTCACGCTGCTGAACTCGGGGAAGGTCCTGGTCGCGGGCGGAGGCAACGGCGTCAACCGGCTCGCGACGGCCGAGCTGTACGATCCCACCACCAACACCTTCACGCCCACCGGCTCCATGAGCGTGGGCCGGGGTGCGCACATGGCCACGCTGCTGCGCGACGGGCGGGTGCTCGCGGTGAGCGGAATCAATGAGCTTGGCGAGGTGCCGGGCGCCGAGATCTATGACCCCGCGACCGGCACCTGGTCCAGCGCCGCGCCCCTGCTGGTCGGCCGGCACTACTCCACCAGCACCCTCCTCCCGGATGGCCGCGTCCTCGTCGCGGGCGGTTTCGCCTCGGGCGGCGCGACGGCGCAGTCGGAGCTCTATGACCCGGTGGCCAACACCTGGACGGCCACGGGCAGCCTCGCGTTCGCGCGCTCGAGCCACATGGCCACGCTGCTCCCCAATGGCAGGGTGCTCGTCACCGGTGGAGCCATCAGCGGGGCCGCTCCCGAGCGCGAGGCGGAGCTCTACGATCCCGCGACCGGAGTGTGGACCCCCGCGGGCACGATGCTCACCGGCCGTGAGAACCACACCGCGACGCTGCTGCCCTCCGGGAAGGTGTTCGTCGCGGGCGGATCCGCCCGGACGCCCGTGCTCGGCTTCTTCGCGACCACGGAGGTCTACGACCCCGCCGTCAGCGCGTGGTCCCCCGCCGGCGCCATGGGGACGCCCCGGACCGATCCCCTGATGGCCCTGCTGCCCTCGGGCCAGGTGCTCGTCGCGACGGGCCGCGGTCTCTTCGGGTCGTCGAGCGCCGCGGAGCTGTATGACCGCGCGAGCAACACCTGGACCGCCCTGCCCGCGCTCGACACTCCGCGCGAGCGCGCCACCGCGACCGTGCTTCGCTCGGGACAGGTGCTGATCGCGGGCGGCCGGCAGCTGAGCACCTCGACCGCCTCCGCGCAGCGCTTCGACCCCGCCACCCACACCTGGCTTTCCACCGCGCCGCTGCTGGCGCCGCGGCACCTCCACACCGCCACGGTCCTCCCCGACGGCCGGGTGCTCGTGGCCGGAGGTCAGCGCAACACGACCGCGCTGAACACCGCGGAGCTGTACACGCCCGACACCGACACGTGGAGCGTGGCGGCCCCGAGCGCCTTCACCCGCGCCGGGCATCGCGCCGTGCTGCTGTCCAACGGCAAGGTGTTCATCGTTGGCGGCCATGATGACGGCGGCGCGGCGCTGGCCACCACCGAGTTGTACGACCCCGTCTCCAACCTCTGGACGCCCGCGGCCGGCCTCGCCGTGGCCCGGGATGAGCTGACGCTGACGCTGCTGCCGTCGGGCCAGGTGCTCGCGGCGGGCGGCATCGCGGGCGGCATCGAGCTGACGTCCACGGAGCTCTACGACCCCGGCACCAACACCTGGGTGGCCGTGGGTCCGCTCGCGCAGCCGCGCTGGCTGCACAGCGCCGCGCTGACCTCCTCCGGCAAGGTGCTGGTCGCGGGCGGCCTGACCCTGGCGGGCGAGTATTCCGACACGGCGGAGGTCTACGACCCCCTCCTGCGCGCCTGGACCACCGTCGCCACCCCCACCACGCGTGGCGGGCTCTCCTCGCTCGCGCTGCCCTCGGGCGAGGTCCTCGTCGTGGGTGGCATGAGCGCGCCCGACGCGGAGCTGTTCGACGACACCGGCGCGCAGCCCGCGTGGAGGCCGACGGTGACCCGCCCGGCGACCCTCGTCGCCGCCTGCCCGACCGTGCTGGAAGGCCTGCTGTTCCGGGGCATCTCCGGCGCGAGCAGCGGCAACAGCACCGACTCTCCGACCGACTTCCCCCTGGTGCGCCTGAGCGCCGCCGAGGGCGGACGCCTCTGGACGCTCCCCAGCAGCGACACCTCCGCCACCCGCGCGACCGTGACCGTCCCCGCGGGCGTCCCGCTGGGCACCTACGGGCTCACCGTCCTCGCCAACGCCATCCCCGGCGGGCGCACGGTGCAGGTCGTCGCGAACCAGGCGCCCACCGCGCCGGACCAGACCGCCGCCACGCAGAAGGACACGGCCGTGGCCGTGACGCTGGGGGGCAGCGACCCGGATGCCGGTCAGGTGTTGACCTGGACCGTCGTGACGCCGCCCCAGCACGGCACGCTGAGCGGAACGCCCCCCGCCCTCACGTACACGCCCGCGCCGGGCTACACGGGCACCGACACCTTCGCGTTCCGGGTCAGGGACTGCCTCCAGGACAGCAACGTCGCCACCGTGACCCTCACCATCACGGAAGGCGCGCCCCCCACCCTCTCCTGCCCCGCGGATGTCACCGCCGAGGCGACGGGGCCGGACGGAGCGCTCGTGAGCTACGATCCCGCGGTGCCCAACCCGGCGGGCCTGCCGGTGAGCTACTCGCAGGACTCGGGGACGCGCTTCCCGCTCGGAGCGACGACCGTCACGGCCACGCTCCCGGCCAGCGGCGTGTCGTGCACGTTCCGAGTGACCGTGCGGGACACCACGCCGCCCGCCTTGACCTGTCCGGCGAACGTGACGGTGGCGCCGGGGGAGCCGGTGACGTTCACGCCCTCGGCCACGGACGCGGTGACGGCTTCGCCGTCCGTGACGTCCTCGCCCGCGTCGGGCAGCACCTTCTCGCCGGGCGCCACGCAAGTCACCGTCACCGCCACGGATGACGCCGGCAACTCCGCGCAGTGCACGTTCCAGGTCCGTGTCCAGGCGGAGGTGGTGGAGATCGCGGGCGGCGGTTGTGACAGCAGCGGCGGCAGCGCTTCCGCGCTGGCCATCCTCGTCGTGCTGGCGGCATGGAGCGGTTCGCGCCGCCGCCAGAACCCGGCGCGGGGGAACTGA
- a CDS encoding OmpA family protein, with protein sequence MRSLFSRMDLTLRTQAQSWALAALLATAVAPAAFGQSVASPLVPLDLERLRFQPAATDSMLVDTGRVLPEGGYRLLLMANYERGILLLQGSDGLKRSILHYRTSGWLAGAWSPVDRLELSARLPVIISQGGHGAEQLVGVTAPDSFGLGTPELGARFELLRREEGAPVFLGLGLDIGLPGGTADAFGRQQGWAGFQVAPRVAVSREVGPLALGLSAGVRIRSREVEPGRDVGTELEQGLVVATRGKGLRGEVVLQAAESLVQSDVALELLGGLRLPVAYGFEAFALAGHGFTDIPGTPSFRLAAGIAYANEPKPVDRCQDGRSHTPAQCPNLDDDGDSVPNGQDRCPLEAGSVDNGGCPDKDTDGDGVVDRLDQCASQAGSARYNGCPPPDADQDGVPDDEDACPHEAGPAAERGCPVKEQKPPEEPKPQPPPEEQPAPVETKSPLEHIVQFPVNQSEFQENEQRQLDDIAAYLKANPQLAIRIEGHTDNSGPEDANRTLSQQRADRVRAYLMKKGIAGSRMEAKGYGPDRPRVSNETPEGRSANRRVEFVPVSGS encoded by the coding sequence ATGCGCTCCCTCTTCTCTCGAATGGACCTCACCTTGCGTACCCAGGCACAGAGCTGGGCGCTGGCCGCGCTGTTGGCCACCGCCGTCGCCCCCGCCGCCTTCGGACAGAGTGTCGCCAGTCCCCTCGTCCCGCTGGACCTGGAGCGCCTGCGCTTCCAGCCCGCGGCGACGGACTCCATGCTGGTGGACACCGGCCGCGTGCTCCCCGAGGGCGGCTACCGCCTGCTCCTCATGGCCAACTACGAGCGCGGCATCCTCCTGCTCCAGGGCAGTGATGGGCTCAAGCGCTCCATCCTGCACTACCGCACGTCGGGGTGGCTCGCGGGGGCGTGGTCCCCGGTGGACCGCCTGGAGCTGTCCGCGCGACTGCCCGTCATCATCTCCCAGGGAGGTCATGGCGCGGAGCAGCTGGTCGGCGTGACGGCGCCGGACTCCTTCGGGTTGGGAACGCCCGAGCTGGGCGCGCGCTTCGAGCTGCTGCGGCGTGAGGAAGGCGCGCCGGTGTTCCTGGGCCTGGGCCTGGACATCGGGCTGCCCGGCGGCACCGCGGACGCGTTCGGCCGTCAGCAGGGCTGGGCCGGGTTCCAGGTCGCGCCTCGCGTGGCGGTGAGCCGCGAGGTGGGCCCCCTGGCGCTGGGGCTCAGCGCGGGCGTGCGGATCCGCTCGCGGGAAGTCGAGCCGGGCCGCGATGTCGGCACGGAGCTGGAGCAGGGCCTGGTGGTGGCGACGCGCGGCAAGGGTCTGCGGGGCGAGGTCGTGCTCCAGGCCGCGGAGTCGCTGGTGCAGTCCGACGTCGCGTTGGAGCTGTTGGGCGGCCTGCGGCTGCCGGTGGCCTACGGCTTCGAGGCCTTCGCGCTCGCGGGGCACGGCTTCACGGACATCCCAGGCACGCCGTCGTTCCGCCTGGCCGCGGGCATCGCGTACGCGAACGAGCCCAAGCCGGTGGACCGCTGCCAGGATGGACGCAGCCACACCCCGGCGCAGTGCCCGAACCTGGATGACGACGGGGACTCGGTGCCCAACGGGCAGGACCGCTGCCCGCTGGAGGCCGGCTCCGTGGACAACGGCGGCTGCCCGGACAAGGACACGGATGGGGACGGCGTGGTGGACCGGCTGGACCAGTGCGCGTCGCAGGCAGGGTCGGCCCGCTACAACGGCTGCCCGCCGCCGGACGCGGACCAGGACGGCGTTCCGGACGACGAGGACGCGTGCCCCCACGAGGCCGGCCCCGCGGCGGAGCGCGGCTGCCCCGTGAAGGAGCAGAAGCCGCCCGAGGAGCCCAAGCCCCAGCCGCCGCCCGAGGAGCAGCCCGCCCCGGTGGAGACGAAGTCGCCGCTGGAGCACATCGTGCAGTTCCCGGTGAACCAGTCGGAGTTCCAGGAGAACGAGCAGCGGCAGCTGGACGACATCGCGGCCTACCTGAAGGCGAATCCCCAGCTCGCGATCCGGATTGAAGGCCACACGGACAACAGCGGTCCGGAGGACGCGAACCGCACGCTGAGCCAGCAGCGCGCGGACCGGGTGCGCGCGTATCTCATGAAGAAGGGCATCGCGGGCTCGCGGATGGAGGCGAAGGGCTACGGCCCCGACCGTCCGCGCGTGTCCAACGAAACACCGGAAGGCCGCAGCGCGAACCGCCGCGTGGAGTTCGTCCCCGTGTCGGGGAGCTGA
- a CDS encoding HAD family hydrolase — MRIERVEETLERIRREVALTPDGVLAFDGDGTLWSGDVGDDLFLALLEHGGVRPEARLEMERLGARHGVEGHPDAVTLARALFAAFEAGRLPEKATYEMMAWIFAGWHAEEVRGFAHDVVSRRGVAQRIHPEARRVVEWARGQGVDCYVVSASPRAVVEAAVKEVGISSEFVLACTPKEEAGRLQTSVFEPVPYGPGKVNCLRQRTDRPLCAAFGDNVFDLDLLAASRVPVAIRPKVRLRERAAELPGLVQLHAEEA; from the coding sequence ATGAGGATCGAGCGGGTCGAGGAGACGCTGGAGCGCATCCGTCGTGAGGTCGCGCTGACGCCTGACGGCGTGCTGGCCTTCGACGGGGACGGCACGCTGTGGAGCGGGGATGTGGGCGATGACCTGTTCCTGGCCCTGCTGGAGCATGGCGGCGTGCGGCCCGAGGCCCGCCTGGAGATGGAGCGGTTGGGGGCTCGGCACGGCGTGGAGGGGCATCCGGACGCGGTGACGCTGGCGCGCGCGCTGTTCGCGGCGTTCGAGGCCGGGCGGCTCCCGGAGAAGGCCACCTACGAGATGATGGCGTGGATCTTCGCGGGCTGGCACGCGGAGGAGGTGCGCGGCTTCGCCCACGACGTGGTGTCACGCCGGGGCGTGGCCCAGCGCATCCATCCGGAAGCCCGCCGCGTGGTGGAGTGGGCGCGGGGGCAGGGGGTGGATTGCTACGTGGTCAGCGCGTCGCCTCGCGCGGTGGTGGAGGCCGCGGTGAAGGAGGTGGGCATCTCCTCGGAGTTCGTCCTGGCGTGCACGCCGAAGGAGGAGGCGGGACGGTTGCAGACGTCCGTCTTCGAGCCCGTGCCCTACGGCCCCGGAAAGGTGAACTGCTTGAGGCAGCGCACGGACCGGCCGCTCTGCGCCGCGTTCGGGGACAACGTGTTCGACCTGGATCTGCTCGCGGCGTCCCGCGTCCCGGTGGCCATCCGCCCCAAGGTCCGGCTGCGCGAGCGCGCGGCGGAGCTGCCTGGGCTGGTGCAACTGCACGCCGAAGAGGCTTGA
- a CDS encoding sugar O-acetyltransferase, producing the protein MARTEKEKMLAGQLYVAADPQLVAERARARKLLRAYNASTEEDLPRRESLLGQLLGAAGEGTWIEPPFFCDYGEHIRLGARVYMNFQCVILDCNTVTMGDDVSLGPGVQLYAATHPLDPDERIQGPELGRPITVGSKVWVGGGTIICPGVSIGEGSTIGAGSVVTRDIPPYVFAAGNPCRIIRNLR; encoded by the coding sequence ATGGCACGGACGGAAAAAGAGAAGATGCTCGCGGGCCAGCTGTACGTCGCGGCGGATCCCCAGCTGGTGGCCGAGCGGGCCCGCGCGCGCAAGCTCCTGCGCGCCTACAACGCCTCCACCGAGGAGGACCTGCCGCGACGCGAGAGCCTGCTCGGCCAGTTGCTGGGAGCGGCGGGCGAAGGGACGTGGATCGAACCGCCCTTCTTCTGCGACTACGGCGAGCACATCCGCCTGGGCGCGCGCGTCTACATGAACTTCCAGTGCGTCATCCTCGACTGCAACACGGTGACGATGGGAGATGACGTGTCCCTCGGCCCCGGAGTGCAGCTCTACGCGGCCACGCATCCGCTGGATCCGGACGAACGCATCCAGGGCCCGGAGCTGGGCCGCCCCATCACCGTCGGCTCCAAGGTCTGGGTGGGCGGCGGCACCATCATCTGCCCGGGGGTCTCCATCGGGGAAGGGTCCACCATCGGCGCGGGCAGCGTGGTGACGAGGGACATCCCGCCGTATGTCTTCGCGGCCGGCAATCCCTGCCGGATCATCCGGAACCTGCGCTGA